From the Aspergillus puulaauensis MK2 DNA, chromosome 1, nearly complete sequence genome, the window ACTTCTCTCAAATTGACATCGACCACGTGTTGCGCAAAGAGGTCGACATGGACTGCGTAACCCCATCTTATCCACACAAAATTCCCCACGGCGAAAGTCTTGATAttcttcaactcctcaacAAAAACGACCAAGCCCGCCTTGACCCGTCAATAACCCCAGTTTTGCCACCATCGCCAGAAAGGTTTAGTTACACGCCTCGAGAAACCGTAATGTCTGCACTTGAAACCTCCAATAACCCGGCTCTTATAAAAGCTCAAATCACGAAGGATGATAAGGAACTTCGAGAGATTATAAAAGAGGTTACTCAGGCAAATGCTCCGACCAAACAAACAACGACGCGGTCAAATACCCGCACCAAATCAACCAGTGGTTCTACAGCTGCAGCCGAACCCCAAAAAGCAATCCTCATGGATATCGGTTCGGGCCTTTATGGTGGTGACTTCCGAGACTTCCCGCAGGGGAGCAGGCCTCCCCAGGTCAATTTCGGCCGTCAGACTTGGAAACCACGCCCGACGGCGAGAGCATAATTatcttcgatttctttccCTTAACTTACCTTTTCATTTCCTATGTATATGTCCTTTTTTGCATGGTCTCCCAAGACCTGGCATTGCACTTTTTATATCCTCGATTATACTTCGCAGATGTATTATATGACTTACGATGCATGGGGACGGCGTCTGTGGCCTGTGGTGTGGAATCAAACTACAAAGCTATGTCTTGGAGTCTGTATTGATATGGTGATCATAATGTGAGAtgtaaataataaatctgATCTACTCTATCTACCAGTCTTGTGTCTTGCTCTGTCTAATAAAAATTACCCCAACCCACAAATGCTCGTTATGTCCAACACGATTCATGAAACAGGTCTCTAAACACCACTTTTCCTCCCTGTATCCAAGGTATTCCTCCTACTGGCCGCGCCCCTCAACATCCCATCCCCTTTCTTTCCCAATACAACCTCCAACGCCTGAATCAGGCCTGTGGAATCATATCTCATTCCAGTAGGGATCTCAATTACAGTCTCGCCTTGAGACGAGACAATCTTCCGCCCATAAAGACGAAGGGTCTCAATACCCAGCTCAGAAAGCCGGTCTCTGTCGACGTGCGGTGTCCCTGGCCCTTCGAGATGGAGGACGTGCGTAACATACGAGGTGTAAGGAAGGGAAAGTCCTCCATCATCCAAAGTTAAGGATGGGAAAGCCTCGATATCTGAAGCGGATGTAGATGCCGGCGTGGGTTCGAGCTTCGTACGTCCGCGACTCTCCTCGCCCGCGCGAGTGATTGCTTCGATGAAATCCATCGCCGAAAAAGGGTCTGAAGGCGGACCGGTCTCTCTATCTAGAGAGCCGTTTAGGATGAGGATCTTGTGACGCGCCGGGCTGGAAACGATGGCTTGCCCGACGCCTTGGAGGACTAAGCTAGGGATGATAGAAGTGTAGAGGGAGCCGATGCTGTATATAATCGCTTGCGAATCGCGCAGCGACTCGAGAACGCGCGGGTTGGCACGGGGTCTAATTTCCTGGCCGTAGGGGTTTATATACCAAACTCTAGTGATGCGGGCGGGTAGGTCTTCGTGTTCGGACTTCGAAAAGTTGATGCTCTTCTTGCGGAGGTGTGGGAGGAATCCTGGGGGTTGGTCGTCCTCGTAGACGGCTGTGTCAAGGACGTCGGATGGTTCAGTATAGTCAATGCCCTGGTCGATGGACGTACTAGTTCCACCGCCCCGCAGAGCAGGGTTTGGACGTGATGATGCCGACCGAGGTGGAAAGCTAGGGTGAGAAATGCTGTTTTGGCCTACGATGATGGTTCCGTTGGCCAGCGAGGCGGAGATGTGGTGGGAGAAGTTCGAATTAATTGCAGGGATCACGCGAATAATATCTGAAGAAACATCACAGATGTTGCTTAGTAG encodes:
- a CDS encoding gluconeogenesis factor YvcK family protein (COG:S;~EggNog:ENOG410PFIK;~InterPro:IPR002882;~PFAM:PF01933;~antiSMASH:Cluster_1.15) produces the protein MSSTPSAPNRGLVVFSGGSAANSLVDVFDSVRQSKDCSLSYIIPISDNGGSSSELIRIFGGPGIGDVRSRLVRLIPPSPPDSERAAIKTLFNHRLPADDSAHSEWLAIVDGTSALWRSITPAKKELIRSFFNLLNLEILKRARPPSSTFDFSSASVGNLFLTGARLFSGSFESAIYLLSNICDVSSDIIRVIPAINSNFSHHISASLANGTIIVGQNSISHPSFPPRSASSRPNPALRGGGTSTSIDQGIDYTEPSDVLDTAVYEDDQPPGFLPHLRKKSINFSKSEHEDLPARITRVWYINPYGQEIRPRANPRVLESLRDSQAIIYSIGSLYTSIIPSLVLQGVGQAIVSSPARHKILILNGSLDRETGPPSDPFSAMDFIEAITRAGEESRGRTKLEPTPASTSASDIEAFPSLTLDDGGLSLPYTSYVTHVLHLEGPGTPHVDRDRLSELGIETLRLYGRKIVSSQGETVIEIPTGMRYDSTGLIQALEVVLGKKGDGMLRGAASRRNTLDTGRKSGV